In Acidimicrobiia bacterium, one genomic interval encodes:
- a CDS encoding PLP-dependent aspartate aminotransferase family protein, producing the protein MRFRTKQIHAGVEPDPTTGAILTPIHQSTTFVQPSVDQYLATGYSYSRSGNPTVRALEEKLTALEEAADTAAFATGMAATNAVFMAMLNSGDHVVVSDVVYGGTYRLATQVYTRFGVEFSFVDTSDPENVAAAVSGSTRLIFTETPANPTLKLTDIRAVSEVAAENGIPHCVDNTFLTPYYQRPIELGADLVVHSTTKYIDGHNATVGGAVVSNTPELAERIKFVQNTSGTTMSPQVAWLTMQGAKTLSERMDRQSANALEIAGYLESHPKVVRVAYPGLESFPQHDLAKRQASGFGAMAWFEVVGGLEAGKRVMDAVRLWALAENLGSVESLITHPVTMTHASISPEDRRRVGITDGLIRLSVGLEDVEDLIEDLAAALDAA; encoded by the coding sequence ATGCGCTTCAGAACCAAGCAGATCCACGCAGGCGTCGAGCCCGATCCAACGACCGGCGCCATTCTGACGCCGATCCACCAGTCCACCACATTCGTGCAGCCTTCGGTCGACCAGTACCTCGCCACGGGATACTCGTACTCGCGTTCCGGCAACCCCACCGTGCGCGCCCTCGAGGAGAAGCTCACCGCCCTCGAAGAGGCCGCCGACACCGCAGCATTCGCCACAGGCATGGCAGCGACGAACGCCGTCTTCATGGCGATGCTCAACTCCGGTGACCACGTGGTCGTTTCGGACGTCGTATACGGAGGGACGTACCGGCTGGCGACCCAGGTGTACACCCGCTTCGGCGTGGAGTTCTCGTTCGTCGACACCTCGGACCCGGAGAACGTCGCGGCAGCCGTGTCCGGTTCGACCAGGCTCATCTTCACGGAGACACCGGCCAACCCGACTCTCAAGCTCACGGACATCAGAGCCGTGTCGGAGGTCGCCGCCGAGAACGGGATCCCGCACTGCGTCGACAACACGTTCCTGACGCCGTACTACCAGCGCCCGATCGAGCTCGGCGCAGACCTGGTCGTCCACTCGACGACGAAGTACATCGACGGGCACAACGCCACCGTCGGAGGCGCCGTCGTATCGAACACGCCGGAGCTCGCCGAGCGGATCAAGTTCGTGCAGAACACCTCCGGGACCACGATGTCTCCGCAGGTCGCCTGGCTCACGATGCAGGGCGCCAAGACGCTCTCGGAGCGCATGGACAGGCAGTCGGCGAACGCCCTCGAGATCGCCGGCTACCTCGAGTCGCACCCCAAAGTCGTCCGCGTCGCCTACCCGGGCCTCGAGTCGTTCCCGCAGCACGATCTTGCCAAGCGGCAAGCGTCAGGGTTCGGCGCCATGGCCTGGTTCGAGGTCGTGGGCGGCCTCGAAGCCGGTAAGCGTGTGATGGACGCCGTCAGGCTGTGGGCGCTCGCCGAGAACCTGGGATCCGTCGAATCGCTGATCACCCACCCGGTCACGATGACCCACGCCTCGATCTCGCCCGAGGACCGCCGGCGGGTGGGCATCACGGACGGCCTCATCCGGCTCTCGGTCGGGCTCGAGGATGTCGAAGACCTCATCGAGGACTTGGCTGCCGCCCTCGACGCCGCCTGA
- a CDS encoding DM13 domain-containing protein yields MNRPIYKRRWFVITALILAIPVLAVAWYLGSPLFIDKTVIEEFPQAAPLVGQATDGTPTTSTSTAGSTSTSAADEQPGETTSSTEAPATTTSPAGSIALRAGTFVDGEPGHSGSGSATIYELEDGSRVLRFEGLDVTNGPDLHVILTSVAEPTSTDDVMATGYLDLGGLKGNKGDQNYEIPADFDVSQAGSVVIYCAPFHVIFATASLTVP; encoded by the coding sequence TTGAACAGGCCCATCTACAAGCGGCGGTGGTTCGTCATCACCGCGCTGATCCTGGCGATACCCGTCCTGGCGGTCGCCTGGTACCTGGGATCTCCGCTCTTCATCGACAAGACCGTGATCGAGGAGTTCCCGCAGGCCGCCCCTCTCGTCGGGCAGGCAACCGACGGGACGCCGACCACCTCGACCTCGACGGCCGGCTCCACCTCGACCTCGGCGGCTGACGAGCAACCGGGCGAGACGACGTCGTCGACCGAGGCGCCGGCCACGACGACGTCACCGGCTGGGTCGATCGCGCTGCGCGCCGGGACGTTCGTCGACGGCGAGCCCGGCCATAGCGGCTCAGGGTCGGCGACGATCTACGAGCTCGAGGACGGATCACGCGTCCTTCGGTTCGAGGGTCTCGACGTGACGAACGGGCCCGACCTGCACGTGATCCTCACCTCCGTCGCCGAGCCCACCAGTACCGACGACGTGATGGCGACGGGCTACCTCGACCTGGGAGGCCTCAAGGGGAACAAGGGTGACCAGAACTACGAGATCCCGGCCGACTTCGACGTGTCCCAGGCGGGGAGCGTCGTGATCTACTGCGCGCCCTTCCACGTCATCTTCGCAACGGCGTCTCTGACCGTGCCGTGA
- a CDS encoding YrhK family protein: MTTDLSILARACWALDARRWLLTAAQVAAALLFVLGCLLFYRPHFYVHGVSLFLGGSLLILTAALGEALLRHGPSR; encoded by the coding sequence ATGACCACCGACCTGAGCATCCTGGCCCGTGCATGCTGGGCCCTCGACGCTCGCCGATGGCTGCTCACCGCGGCCCAGGTGGCTGCTGCCTTGCTGTTCGTGCTCGGCTGCCTCCTCTTCTACCGGCCGCACTTCTACGTGCACGGCGTCTCGCTGTTCCTCGGAGGAAGCCTGCTGATCCTGACGGCAGCACTCGGAGAGGCGTTGCTGCGCCACGGCCCCTCGCGCTAG
- a CDS encoding LysE family transporter produces MDALLIGIGAGFGIAIPVGAIAVLIIETGIRGGFRPAMAAGAGAATADFLYSGAAVAGGVGLASAIESFEDPLRFVSAFVLVGIAILGLRRGRVAFPSTLPHAADADRPLATYRKFVGLTLINPQTVIYFAAFIVGLGVATSMTAVEGALFVAGAGAASLSWQTFIAGVGAFAGQRLPPPAQRTAIVAGNLIVLGFAVVILLG; encoded by the coding sequence ATGGACGCACTGCTCATCGGCATCGGCGCCGGGTTCGGAATCGCCATCCCGGTGGGCGCCATCGCGGTGCTCATCATCGAGACGGGCATCCGCGGCGGGTTCCGCCCGGCCATGGCTGCGGGGGCGGGCGCCGCCACCGCCGACTTCCTGTATTCGGGGGCCGCCGTCGCCGGCGGAGTCGGGTTGGCGTCGGCGATCGAGTCTTTCGAGGACCCACTCCGCTTCGTGAGCGCCTTCGTGCTGGTCGGCATCGCCATCCTCGGCCTGCGCCGTGGCAGGGTGGCGTTCCCGAGCACGCTGCCCCACGCAGCCGACGCCGATCGGCCGCTCGCAACGTACCGGAAGTTCGTCGGGCTGACGCTGATCAACCCGCAGACGGTGATCTACTTCGCGGCCTTCATCGTCGGTCTCGGTGTTGCCACCTCCATGACCGCCGTCGAGGGCGCCCTGTTCGTGGCGGGTGCAGGCGCCGCGTCGTTGTCGTGGCAGACGTTCATCGCCGGCGTCGGCGCCTTCGCCGGGCAACGCCTCCCCCCGCCGGCACAGAGGACGGCAATCGTGGCAGGCAACCTCATCGTGCTCGGCTTCGCGGTGGTGATCCTCCTGGGGTGA
- a CDS encoding metal-sensitive transcriptional regulator encodes MKSEHKRDALNRLKTVRGHVEAVIRMVEAEEYCPDIMKQVSAVQGSLEKVNRLLLQNHVETCVLEAVAEGRSEQIVDELMATLRFTPAITGPEEGL; translated from the coding sequence GTGAAATCGGAGCACAAGCGCGACGCGTTGAACCGCCTCAAGACCGTGCGGGGGCACGTCGAGGCCGTCATCCGGATGGTGGAAGCCGAGGAGTACTGCCCCGACATCATGAAGCAGGTGTCGGCCGTGCAGGGATCGCTCGAGAAGGTGAACCGCCTCCTCCTGCAGAACCATGTGGAGACGTGCGTGCTCGAGGCGGTCGCGGAGGGTCGCTCCGAGCAGATCGTCGACGAGTTGATGGCGACGCTCCGGTTCACGCCAGCCATAACAGGTCCGGAGGAGGGACTATGA
- a CDS encoding cation transporter, whose amino-acid sequence MTTLTLSVPDISCGHCKTAIEGAVSEVAGVEQVEVTIESKTVDVVLDPATPRHAIVTAIESQGYEVAPS is encoded by the coding sequence ATGACGACGTTGACACTGAGCGTCCCCGACATCTCGTGCGGTCACTGCAAGACCGCCATCGAGGGGGCGGTCTCCGAGGTTGCGGGAGTGGAGCAGGTCGAGGTGACGATCGAGTCGAAGACGGTCGACGTCGTGCTCGATCCGGCGACTCCACGCCACGCGATCGTGACCGCCATCGAATCGCAGGGTTACGAGGTGGCGCCCTCGTAG